A region of Paenibacillus sp. 37 DNA encodes the following proteins:
- a CDS encoding ABC transporter permease — translation MAGKMRKHHLFWPLCMLGLLLIFNLLYSPDFFSLVMREGNLYGSLIDILNFGAPLILVSIGMTLVIATGGIDLSVGSIVAISGAVACMSISRGVDQSSLWLVLGALGLSIGLSLILGIWNGALVSVARIQPIIATLILMVAGRGIAQLITSGQIITVSNANYAYIGAGSLAALPFSIFIVLTVLLVASLLTRKTALGLFIESVGSNANASQLAGIRSKTVILTVYVFCGLCAGIAGLILSSNVSSADGNNAGLWYELDAILAVVIGGTSLNGGRFYLMGTVVGALIIQTLTTTIYMIGVPPEVTLVVKAFVVLAVCLIQSDSFRNSMVIRWKKRKFPAEQGVNRHVS, via the coding sequence ATGGCGGGCAAGATGCGTAAACATCATTTGTTTTGGCCGTTATGTATGCTTGGTTTACTTTTAATCTTTAATTTGCTGTACTCTCCGGATTTCTTCTCCCTCGTCATGCGTGAAGGGAATCTGTATGGCAGCTTGATTGATATTCTCAATTTTGGAGCGCCTTTAATTCTGGTATCAATCGGCATGACACTGGTGATTGCGACCGGAGGTATCGACTTGTCCGTGGGCTCCATTGTAGCGATCTCCGGTGCCGTGGCTTGTATGAGCATCAGCAGAGGAGTGGATCAGAGTTCGCTTTGGCTTGTGTTGGGTGCACTTGGATTATCTATAGGTCTCTCACTGATCTTGGGTATATGGAACGGAGCGCTGGTTTCGGTTGCCCGAATCCAGCCCATTATTGCAACGCTTATCCTGATGGTAGCCGGACGTGGGATTGCGCAATTAATTACGAGTGGACAGATTATTACGGTATCCAACGCGAACTACGCCTATATCGGGGCAGGTTCGCTTGCAGCATTACCTTTTTCCATCTTCATCGTATTAACTGTGCTGCTTGTTGCCTCATTGCTGACGAGAAAAACGGCACTGGGACTGTTTATTGAATCGGTCGGAAGCAACGCAAACGCGAGCCAACTGGCAGGTATTCGTTCAAAAACGGTTATTCTCACGGTATATGTCTTCTGTGGTCTGTGTGCCGGCATTGCCGGGCTTATTCTCAGCTCGAATGTATCCAGTGCGGATGGAAATAACGCAGGTCTGTGGTATGAACTTGATGCCATTCTTGCGGTAGTCATCGGGGGTACTTCGCTCAATGGTGGTCGTTTCTATCTAATGGGTACCGTCGTTGGAGCACTCATTATCCAAACCTTAACAACGACGATCTATATGATTGGAGTCCCGCCAGAAGTTACGCTGGTTGTCAAAGCCTTTGTTGTACTGGCCGTATGTTTGATTCAATCCGATTCATTCCGCAATTCCATGGTGATCCGTTGGAAAAAACGGAAGTTTCCAGCCGAACAGGGGGTTAACCGCCATGTTTCTTAA
- a CDS encoding sugar ABC transporter ATP-binding protein produces the protein MAEQAPILQMTGITKQFPGVKALSSVSFRLFSGEIHALMGENGAGKSTLIKVLTGVYSIDEGTVSMDNRDLSISGPLEAQKAGISTVYQEVNLCPNLTVAENIFIGREPMRFGKINWKQMNKDAENILRDRLHLSIDVKAPLQTYSVAMQQLIAIARALSISAKVLILDEPTSSLDKNEVQQLFRIMHKLKSEGLAILFVTHFLDQVYEMSDRLTVLRNGELEGEYIAAELPRMELVLKMIGKELEVLEELPKEADAAQAESGELLITAKALGRKGAIEPFDLDIRKGEVVGLAGLLGSGRTEIARLFFGADRSDVGKLLVVDTGSTVKSPRHAIDQNIAFCSENRKTEGIIDDLTIRENIILALQATRGWSKPISRKKQDEIAEKYINLLNIHPKNPEHLIKNLSGGNQQKVLLARWLLMNPDLLILDEPTRGIDIGAKTEIQKLVLSLSKQGMAVLFISSELEEVIRVSHRIAVIRDRKKVKELSGDQIHQQQIMKAMAGG, from the coding sequence ATGGCCGAGCAAGCACCCATTTTGCAAATGACAGGCATCACCAAACAATTTCCCGGGGTTAAAGCGCTGTCCAGCGTCAGCTTTCGCTTGTTTTCGGGCGAGATTCATGCCTTGATGGGTGAGAACGGAGCGGGGAAGTCGACGCTTATTAAAGTTTTGACCGGCGTTTATTCCATTGATGAAGGAACGGTAAGCATGGATAACCGGGATCTTTCGATCTCCGGTCCGCTTGAAGCGCAAAAGGCGGGAATCAGTACCGTTTACCAAGAGGTCAATCTCTGTCCCAACTTAACGGTTGCTGAGAATATTTTCATCGGGCGTGAGCCGATGCGATTTGGCAAAATCAATTGGAAGCAAATGAACAAAGATGCGGAGAACATTCTGCGAGACAGATTACATCTGTCCATCGACGTTAAGGCTCCTTTACAGACCTACTCAGTCGCGATGCAACAACTGATTGCAATTGCAAGAGCACTCAGCATCTCGGCAAAAGTGCTCATATTGGATGAACCCACATCCAGTCTGGACAAAAACGAGGTTCAGCAACTGTTTCGTATTATGCACAAATTAAAGAGTGAAGGTCTCGCAATTCTTTTTGTTACTCATTTTCTTGATCAGGTATACGAAATGTCGGATCGTCTAACGGTGCTCCGTAACGGGGAATTGGAAGGAGAGTACATAGCCGCAGAACTTCCACGCATGGAACTGGTGCTCAAGATGATCGGCAAGGAGCTCGAGGTGCTTGAGGAGCTTCCGAAGGAAGCGGATGCTGCCCAGGCGGAGTCGGGAGAACTGTTAATTACCGCTAAGGCACTTGGACGCAAAGGAGCAATTGAGCCTTTTGATCTGGACATTCGCAAGGGAGAAGTCGTGGGCTTGGCTGGGTTATTGGGGTCTGGTCGTACCGAGATCGCTCGCCTTTTCTTTGGTGCAGATCGTTCAGATGTAGGCAAGCTGCTCGTTGTAGATACAGGAAGTACGGTCAAGTCGCCGCGTCATGCAATTGATCAGAATATTGCCTTTTGCTCCGAGAACCGTAAAACCGAAGGCATAATCGATGATTTGACCATTCGGGAGAACATTATTCTGGCTTTACAAGCGACACGAGGTTGGTCCAAACCAATCTCACGCAAGAAACAGGATGAGATCGCCGAAAAGTACATCAACCTGTTAAATATCCATCCGAAAAACCCGGAGCATTTAATTAAAAATCTGAGTGGCGGTAATCAGCAAAAGGTGTTGCTTGCACGGTGGCTGCTGATGAACCCCGATCTGTTGATTCTTGATGAACCTACGCGTGGAATTGATATCGGTGCAAAGACTGAGATACAGAAGCTGGTGCTCTCTCTGTCGAAGCAGGGCATGGCCGTGCTGTTCATTTCGTCCGAGCTGGAAGAAGTGATTCGTGTCAGCCACCGAATTGCCGTAATCCGGGACCGCAAAAAAGTGAAAGAACTTAGCGGGGATCAGATCCATCAACAGCAAATCATGAAAGCAATGGCAGGAGGTTAA
- the yjfF gene encoding galactofuranose ABC transporter, permease protein YjfF: protein MFLNRKYLPVLVTFGLLAVMFAIGSFRYTGFFSTQVLLNLLIDNAFLIITAIGMTFVIVSGGIDLSVGSVIALTTIISASLVEKQGWSPAIVIPMVLVMGALFGTVMGAIIHYFKIQPFIVTLAGMFLARGLCYVISLDTITITNSFYTQVAQAKISLPGGSFVSINVIIALVIVLLAIYLAHYTRFGRNVYAIGGSEQSALLMGLPVARTKILVYTFSGLCSALAGVVFTFYMLSGYGLHAMGLELDTIAAVVIGGTLLTGGVGYVAGTFIGVLIQGAIQTIISFEGTLSSWWTKIVIGLMLFVFILFQRLLSGRRVSSKSLH, encoded by the coding sequence ATGTTTCTTAATCGTAAGTATCTCCCGGTCCTTGTCACCTTCGGTTTGCTGGCCGTGATGTTTGCTATAGGCTCTTTCCGGTATACAGGGTTCTTTTCCACACAGGTATTGCTTAATCTTCTCATTGATAACGCATTTCTGATTATCACGGCGATTGGCATGACTTTTGTGATTGTATCGGGAGGAATCGACCTGTCGGTTGGTTCTGTCATTGCGCTGACGACCATCATTAGCGCAAGTCTGGTCGAGAAGCAAGGGTGGTCGCCTGCGATCGTTATACCGATGGTGCTTGTCATGGGTGCGCTCTTTGGCACAGTCATGGGGGCGATCATCCACTATTTTAAAATTCAGCCTTTCATCGTGACACTGGCAGGCATGTTTTTGGCGCGGGGGCTGTGTTATGTCATTAGTCTCGACACCATTACCATTACAAATTCATTTTACACACAGGTTGCGCAGGCGAAAATTTCCCTGCCAGGGGGCAGCTTTGTCTCCATTAATGTCATTATTGCTCTGGTCATTGTACTGCTCGCGATCTACCTGGCACATTACACTCGGTTCGGGCGCAACGTTTACGCCATCGGCGGAAGCGAGCAATCCGCGCTGCTTATGGGACTGCCGGTTGCACGTACCAAAATCCTGGTGTACACGTTCAGCGGTTTGTGCTCCGCGCTTGCCGGTGTTGTCTTCACCTTTTACATGTTATCCGGTTATGGATTACACGCCATGGGTCTTGAACTCGATACCATCGCCGCTGTTGTAATAGGAGGCACCTTGTTAACAGGTGGTGTGGGGTATGTGGCGGGAACCTTTATTGGTGTATTGATCCAGGGGGCTATCCAAACTATAATTAGCTTCGAAGGCACGCTAAGCTCATGGTGGACCAAGATTGTGATTGGCCTAATGTTGTTTGTTTTTATTTTATTCCAACGACTGCTTAGCGGGC
- a CDS encoding ABC transporter substrate-binding protein produces the protein MRTKKKWGLAITLAMVMLVSTACSSTNGGAGSDNETSTNGNGSTPASAKTITLGFSQVGAESGWRSANTKSIQESAKEAGYDLKFSDAQQKQENQIKALRSFIQQKVTVIAFSPVVESGWDTVLKEAKDAGIPVILTDRAVDSPDKTLYKTFIGSDFVEEGRKAGQWLSDQYKDTQDEINIVELQGTTGSAPANDRQEGFMELIASNSKLKLIASQSGDFTRAKGKEVMQAFLKAHKKIDVLYAHNDDMALGAIQAIEAAGLKPGVDITIISVDAVKDGMQAAADGKINFIVECNPLLGPQLMEAVQSVVDGKDIEPRIVTDETTFTSEQAKEALPTREY, from the coding sequence ATGCGAACCAAAAAAAAGTGGGGACTTGCCATAACCTTGGCTATGGTGATGCTGGTCAGCACGGCATGTAGCAGTACCAATGGAGGAGCAGGCTCCGATAATGAAACTTCAACGAATGGGAATGGCAGTACACCTGCCAGCGCCAAAACAATTACGCTTGGTTTTTCGCAGGTTGGTGCGGAGAGTGGCTGGCGTTCGGCGAATACCAAGTCGATTCAGGAATCAGCCAAAGAAGCGGGTTATGATTTGAAATTCTCCGATGCGCAGCAGAAGCAGGAAAATCAAATTAAAGCTTTGCGATCCTTCATACAACAGAAGGTGACGGTGATCGCTTTTTCCCCTGTTGTAGAATCCGGTTGGGATACCGTATTGAAGGAAGCGAAGGATGCAGGAATTCCCGTGATTTTGACGGACCGTGCTGTGGATTCCCCGGATAAAACCCTCTACAAAACCTTTATTGGCTCCGACTTTGTAGAAGAAGGACGCAAAGCAGGTCAGTGGCTGAGTGACCAATACAAGGACACACAAGACGAGATCAACATTGTTGAGCTGCAGGGTACAACAGGCTCCGCACCAGCGAATGACCGTCAAGAGGGCTTTATGGAATTGATTGCTTCCAATTCGAAGCTTAAATTGATTGCTTCACAATCGGGTGACTTTACACGTGCCAAAGGCAAAGAAGTCATGCAAGCTTTCCTCAAAGCACATAAAAAAATAGATGTTCTCTATGCACATAATGACGATATGGCACTTGGTGCAATTCAGGCCATTGAAGCGGCAGGATTGAAACCAGGCGTAGATATTACCATTATCTCTGTGGATGCCGTGAAGGATGGGATGCAGGCTGCTGCTGATGGCAAAATCAACTTTATCGTTGAATGTAATCCGTTGTTAGGACCTCAATTAATGGAAGCGGTTCAATCAGTAGTAGACGGGAAAGACATCGAACCCCGAATCGTTACGGATGAGACGACCTTCACATCGGAGCAAGCCAAAGAAGCATTGCCAACACGCGAATATTAA
- a CDS encoding sensor histidine kinase, producing the protein MKLIQWIASSLRLKLLSMFIILSSVPLIVVGLISYHKSYTVVSNHNKASTQLVADQLARNIDILFEDTERLLELGKNPQVLQYLYSQSESYPEAKAILQTYNLYRETYKYDKVLNISFVNFYGKGISERKGVFKLERNPLRNPYFKYLIQYPDAILRIPHSAAYAEYNRLDGFAYSKQNALSIITTVKERITHEVIGFIVIDLNDSFIDDFLTNTPIKDSGFFYISDQHGNTLFRPDATTASITMMDQIRSVPLHLQHDSFILSAGSKPQFVVYSTSKQTGWKMIGVAPYQEIIAEANSIRQLIIITVLLSAFFAISLYFFLNNRLILPIQILMNKMRKAANGYLEAKVTPHGSDEIADLGKSFNVMLDKLKMLIEKSIRENEQVKIAELRTLQAQINPHFLYNTLESILWMAEAEKKENVIKLVQALSKFFRLSLNKGFDWVSIQTELEHARSYLVIQQMRYHDILTYEISVDRELQDYPILKMTLQPLIENALYHGIKNKRGQGLISIHGYVEDNSIILTVQDNGIGMSADRLAQLREELEKPAASRSPQDDEQEGGFGLLNVHHRIRLYFGPSYGVEMESTYMEGSTFMIRIPKSKEVNR; encoded by the coding sequence TTGAAACTCATTCAATGGATTGCTTCAAGCCTCAGGCTTAAATTACTCAGCATGTTTATCATCCTCAGTTCAGTACCACTGATCGTGGTTGGATTGATTTCTTACCACAAATCTTATACGGTCGTATCCAATCATAACAAGGCCTCGACACAGCTGGTTGCCGACCAGCTTGCCAGGAACATTGACATCTTGTTTGAGGATACGGAACGGCTGCTCGAACTGGGCAAGAACCCGCAAGTGCTTCAATATCTGTATTCTCAATCGGAGTCCTACCCGGAAGCCAAAGCCATCCTTCAGACATACAATCTTTATCGGGAAACCTACAAGTATGACAAGGTACTTAATATCTCGTTCGTGAATTTTTATGGAAAAGGCATAAGTGAACGAAAAGGCGTGTTCAAGCTGGAACGAAATCCGCTGCGTAACCCGTACTTCAAGTATCTGATACAGTATCCGGATGCCATTCTGCGCATTCCTCATTCTGCAGCCTATGCCGAATATAACAGGCTGGATGGGTTTGCTTACTCTAAACAGAATGCGCTTTCAATTATAACCACGGTCAAAGAGAGAATTACACATGAGGTCATCGGGTTCATAGTAATTGATTTAAATGATTCGTTCATTGATGATTTTTTGACGAATACCCCCATTAAGGATTCCGGTTTTTTCTATATTAGTGATCAACACGGAAATACACTCTTCAGGCCGGATGCCACCACGGCATCCATAACCATGATGGATCAGATCCGATCGGTCCCTTTACATCTACAGCACGACAGCTTTATTCTGTCTGCAGGATCCAAGCCCCAGTTTGTTGTATACAGCACCTCAAAACAGACCGGATGGAAGATGATCGGGGTAGCTCCTTATCAGGAAATCATTGCAGAGGCCAATAGCATTCGCCAATTAATCATCATCACGGTTTTGTTAAGTGCCTTCTTTGCAATATCGTTATATTTTTTCCTGAATAATCGACTGATTCTTCCCATCCAAATTCTGATGAACAAGATGCGTAAAGCTGCAAACGGTTACTTGGAAGCCAAAGTCACACCACACGGCTCGGACGAAATTGCTGATCTGGGCAAAAGCTTCAACGTGATGCTGGATAAGCTCAAAATGCTAATCGAAAAGAGCATCCGGGAGAATGAACAGGTGAAAATAGCTGAACTACGTACGCTGCAAGCTCAAATCAACCCTCATTTCCTGTATAACACGTTGGAGTCTATTTTATGGATGGCTGAAGCAGAGAAAAAAGAAAATGTAATCAAACTTGTGCAAGCCCTCTCGAAGTTCTTTCGTTTGAGTCTGAACAAAGGATTCGACTGGGTATCCATTCAAACCGAGCTTGAACATGCGCGGAGTTACTTGGTTATTCAACAGATGAGGTACCACGATATTCTCACCTACGAGATCAGCGTTGATCGTGAGCTTCAGGATTATCCCATTTTGAAAATGACGCTGCAGCCCCTGATTGAAAACGCGCTCTATCATGGGATCAAGAACAAACGCGGTCAAGGGCTGATATCCATACACGGATATGTAGAGGACAATAGCATCATTCTCACCGTACAGGATAACGGAATTGGCATGTCTGCGGATCGATTGGCACAATTACGTGAAGAGCTGGAGAAGCCGGCTGCTTCCCGTTCACCCCAAGATGACGAGCAGGAAGGCGGATTCGGTCTGCTCAATGTACATCACCGGATTCGACTATATTTTGGACCATCTTATGGTGTTGAAATGGAAAGTACGTATATGGAAGGCAGCACATTTATGATTCGTATCCCCAAAAGCAAGGAGGTTAACCGTTGA